A portion of the Streptomyces platensis genome contains these proteins:
- a CDS encoding AAA family ATPase, whose translation MTANAPGRVTPQGPWNDGGVVVITGIQAAGKSTVAQALAERLPRSVHLRGDTFRRNIVRGQINMTPDAEKHAVAQLKLRYRLTAHCADEYAQAGFTVIAQDILIGEYLAEMTGFIKTRPLAVVVLLPDPAAVEAREASRPKTAYGPDWTVRDLDKLMRADTPRDIGLWLDTSKQTVDETVDEIIGRAWTEGAVA comes from the coding sequence ATGACCGCAAACGCTCCCGGACGAGTGACACCGCAGGGACCGTGGAACGACGGCGGCGTCGTGGTGATCACCGGCATCCAGGCAGCCGGTAAGTCCACGGTGGCCCAGGCGCTCGCCGAGCGCCTGCCCCGCTCCGTCCACCTGCGCGGTGACACTTTCCGCCGCAACATCGTCCGGGGCCAGATCAATATGACGCCCGACGCGGAGAAGCACGCCGTCGCCCAGCTCAAACTGCGCTACCGGCTGACGGCGCACTGCGCCGACGAGTATGCGCAGGCCGGCTTCACCGTGATCGCGCAGGACATCCTCATCGGTGAGTACCTCGCCGAGATGACCGGGTTCATCAAGACCAGGCCGCTCGCGGTCGTCGTGCTGCTCCCCGATCCGGCAGCGGTCGAGGCGCGCGAGGCGTCCCGCCCCAAGACGGCGTACGGGCCGGACTGGACCGTGCGGGACCTGGACAAGCTGATGCGGGCGGACACGCCCCGGGACATCGGACTGTGGCTGGACACCTCGAAGCAGACCGTGGACGAGACGGTCGACGAGATCATCGGCCGGGCCTGGACCGAGGGCGCTGTCGCCTGA
- a CDS encoding aldo/keto reductase: protein MHTVTLGSYGPAVGAVGLGCMGMSWAYDPSGRDEDTSAGVLRQALDLGVNLIDTADVYGPFTNEELVGRALAGRRAQAVLATKVGFVAGEQRLRRDGRPEHIRAAVDASLRRLGTDHIDLYQLHRVDPEVPLTETWGAMAETVRAGKVRMLGLSDVTAEQVRTAHEVHPVAAVQTELSLWTRDALAQLVPFTERSGIACIAYAPLGRGFLTGRFRSAQDVPEGDWRRGNPRFEDAAFAANLPMVDRIRGVAERHGASAAQIALAWVMTRGRYVVPIPGTKNPAFLKENVRASEVRLAPEDLQVLDGLPEPVGARQ from the coding sequence CTGCACACCGTCACTCTCGGTTCCTATGGCCCCGCGGTCGGCGCCGTCGGTCTGGGCTGTATGGGTATGTCCTGGGCCTACGATCCGTCGGGACGCGATGAGGACACCTCGGCCGGGGTCCTCAGACAGGCCCTCGATCTGGGGGTGAACCTCATCGACACGGCCGATGTCTACGGCCCGTTCACCAACGAGGAACTGGTCGGCAGGGCGCTGGCCGGGCGGCGTGCACAAGCCGTGCTGGCCACCAAGGTCGGATTTGTGGCCGGGGAGCAGCGGCTGCGGCGCGACGGCCGGCCCGAACACATCCGCGCCGCGGTCGACGCCAGCCTGCGACGCCTGGGTACCGACCACATCGACCTGTACCAGCTGCACCGCGTGGACCCCGAGGTCCCGCTGACGGAGACCTGGGGCGCGATGGCGGAGACGGTCCGGGCCGGGAAGGTGCGGATGCTGGGGCTGTCCGACGTGACCGCGGAACAGGTGCGCACCGCGCACGAGGTCCATCCGGTGGCGGCGGTACAGACCGAGTTGTCCCTGTGGACGCGGGACGCGCTGGCGCAGCTGGTGCCGTTCACGGAACGGTCGGGCATCGCCTGCATCGCGTATGCACCGCTGGGGCGCGGATTCCTCACCGGCCGGTTCCGTAGCGCCCAGGATGTGCCGGAGGGCGACTGGCGGCGCGGCAACCCGCGGTTCGAGGATGCGGCGTTCGCGGCGAATCTGCCCATGGTCGACCGTATTCGGGGGGTGGCGGAGCGACATGGCGCGTCCGCCGCGCAGATCGCACTGGCGTGGGTGATGACGCGCGGGCGGTATGTGGTGCCGATTCCCGGCACGAAGAACCCCGCCTTCCTCAAGGAGAACGTGCGGGCGTCCGAGGTGCGGCTGGCACCGGAGGACCTACAGGTGCTGGACGGACTGCCCGAGCCGGTCGGAGCCCGTCAGTGA
- a CDS encoding ABC transporter ATP-binding protein: MATDVTSATGSRASLRRRGLRILRVAIREEPWVFCGALTASLLYGVAPVATSWTLGWVTEDVVMPAFRTGRTGFAALATAGLAIFGVAMLRVIGVIGRRVGAGIMQFRLQATYRRKVAHRYLRLPLAWHQRHPAGQLLSNINADVEAVWAPVIPLPTAVGVVAMLLAAMTAMLTVDPYIALVSVGVFPAVGLLNVVYQRRLSPLASRAQALRAEVSEIAHESFDGATVVKTLGKEDAETRRFAEAAQRLRDANIAVGRTRGAFDPVLDALPNLGILTVLAVGSARLAAGALTVGDIVQVAYLFTMIAFPVRAFGWLLAELPRSAVGWQRVHDVLDAREELPHGELRLADGGPIGLGVQEVSYAYSGTDVLHGVSLEASPGHTVAVVGPTGSGKSTLATLLVRLADPYAGVVQMDGIDARHMRPGELASALAFVPQQTLLFDDTVRGNICLGLDFRDEEVWEALELAQADDVVRGLPQQLDARVGERGATLSGGQRQRIALARALVRRPRLLILDDATSSVDPQVEARILRGLREARRPSTVFVVAYRRATIALADEVVYVERGRVLDRGRPEEMLVRCRGYRELVNAYDSRDDGDDGPRTGTVTVADTTEGQSA, from the coding sequence GTGGCAACCGATGTGACGTCCGCAACCGGCAGCAGGGCGTCCCTGCGGAGAAGAGGGCTGCGCATCCTGCGGGTCGCCATCAGGGAGGAACCCTGGGTGTTCTGCGGGGCCCTGACGGCGAGCCTGCTGTACGGCGTGGCCCCGGTCGCGACGTCGTGGACTCTCGGGTGGGTGACCGAGGACGTCGTGATGCCGGCGTTCCGGACGGGCCGTACGGGGTTCGCGGCGCTGGCCACGGCCGGTCTGGCGATCTTCGGTGTGGCGATGCTGCGCGTCATCGGGGTCATCGGGCGGCGCGTCGGGGCCGGCATCATGCAGTTCCGGCTTCAGGCCACCTATCGGCGGAAGGTCGCGCACCGCTACCTGCGGCTGCCGCTGGCGTGGCATCAGCGCCACCCGGCCGGGCAGTTGCTGTCCAACATCAACGCGGATGTGGAGGCGGTCTGGGCGCCGGTCATTCCGCTGCCGACCGCGGTGGGTGTGGTGGCGATGCTGCTCGCCGCGATGACCGCGATGCTGACGGTCGATCCGTATATCGCCCTGGTCAGTGTGGGTGTCTTTCCCGCAGTGGGCCTGCTGAACGTCGTCTATCAGCGGCGGCTGTCGCCGTTGGCGTCCCGTGCGCAGGCGTTGCGCGCCGAGGTGAGCGAGATCGCGCACGAGAGTTTCGACGGGGCGACGGTCGTCAAGACGCTCGGGAAGGAGGATGCCGAGACCCGGCGGTTCGCGGAGGCCGCGCAGCGGTTGCGGGACGCGAACATCGCGGTGGGGAGGACCCGCGGCGCGTTCGATCCGGTGCTGGACGCGCTGCCCAATCTGGGCATCCTCACCGTGCTGGCCGTGGGCAGCGCGCGGCTGGCGGCCGGCGCTCTGACCGTGGGCGACATCGTGCAGGTGGCCTATCTGTTCACCATGATCGCCTTTCCGGTGCGGGCCTTCGGGTGGCTGCTGGCCGAGCTGCCGCGCAGCGCCGTCGGGTGGCAGCGGGTGCACGACGTGCTGGACGCCCGGGAGGAACTCCCGCACGGTGAGCTGCGGTTGGCCGACGGCGGGCCGATCGGGCTGGGGGTGCAGGAGGTCAGCTACGCCTACTCCGGCACCGATGTGCTGCACGGGGTGAGCCTGGAGGCGTCGCCGGGGCACACCGTGGCCGTGGTCGGCCCCACCGGTTCGGGGAAGTCGACACTGGCCACCCTGCTGGTTCGGCTCGCCGACCCGTACGCCGGCGTCGTGCAGATGGACGGGATCGACGCCCGTCATATGCGCCCCGGTGAACTTGCTTCTGCCCTGGCCTTCGTCCCGCAGCAGACCCTGCTGTTCGACGACACGGTGCGGGGCAACATCTGCCTGGGCCTCGACTTCCGCGACGAGGAGGTGTGGGAGGCCCTGGAACTGGCTCAGGCCGACGATGTTGTCCGGGGGCTGCCGCAGCAGCTGGACGCGCGGGTCGGGGAGCGGGGAGCGACCCTGTCGGGAGGGCAGCGGCAGCGCATCGCGCTTGCCCGGGCGCTGGTACGCCGGCCGCGACTGCTGATCCTGGACGATGCGACCTCCAGCGTGGATCCGCAGGTGGAGGCCCGCATCCTGCGGGGTCTCCGGGAGGCCCGGCGGCCCTCGACCGTCTTCGTCGTCGCGTACCGCCGGGCCACGATCGCGCTGGCCGACGAGGTCGTCTACGTCGAACGCGGCCGGGTGCTGGACCGGGGCCGACCCGAGGAGATGCTGGTGCGCTGCCGCGGCTACCGGGAGCTGGTCAACGCGTACGACAGTCGCGACGACGGTGACGACGGCCCGCGGACGGGGACCGTCACCGTCGCGGACACCACGGAAGGACAGAGCGCATGA
- a CDS encoding ABC transporter ATP-binding protein, which produces MKATVTPPLSGAAVLRRAVQVSPELRQGLGTVAVLALLAAAGRVVVPIAVQQTIDQGFRAQGGARLGQVLVTAAVCAVAVLATAGITYAMNHRLYRTVERGLATLRTKAFRRVHDLSPASLDGERRGGLVARVTGDVDQFSTFLQFAGMLVISFGQLLVGSVVMFAFSWVLALTVWAVFLPLLLVLPRLQRRLSHAYGRVRDRAGDMLAVTGEAVVGATVIHAYHAQELIGERIDTAVERHRRAQSRAQRLVAVTLSGGEVAAAAAIGGVVVLGVLLGVGGHLTAGELVAFLFLVTLFIGPMQMTNEVLNELQNALAGWRRVLSVVDAPVEVRDPGERGTDLPQGPVSVRFDKVGYAYPDGPQVLHEVSAEVAPRSRVAVVGETGSGKSTFVKLLARLSDPSSGQVRLSGTPLTTVRFASLRRRVVMVPQDGFLFDATVADNIRFARRDASDEEIGRALADLGLDDWLASLPEGLHTRVGQRGDALSAGERQLVALARAYLADPDLLILDEATSAVDPATEVRLQQALESATRGRTSVSVAHRLSTAQHADLVLVFDRGRIVQQGTHDELAGRPGVYADLYAAWVSATGGTGPAHSARR; this is translated from the coding sequence ATGAAGGCCACCGTCACCCCGCCGTTGTCCGGCGCCGCCGTGCTGCGGAGGGCCGTACAGGTTTCCCCCGAACTCCGCCAAGGACTGGGCACGGTGGCGGTCTTGGCGCTGCTCGCGGCGGCCGGCCGGGTGGTGGTGCCGATCGCCGTGCAGCAGACCATCGACCAGGGTTTCCGGGCACAGGGCGGGGCGCGGCTGGGGCAGGTGCTGGTCACCGCGGCGGTGTGCGCGGTGGCGGTGCTGGCCACCGCAGGGATCACCTATGCGATGAACCACCGCCTGTACCGCACCGTCGAGCGAGGGCTGGCCACGCTGCGCACCAAGGCGTTCCGGCGGGTGCACGATCTGTCCCCGGCTTCTCTGGACGGGGAGCGCCGTGGCGGCCTGGTGGCGCGGGTCACCGGAGATGTCGACCAGTTCAGCACCTTTCTGCAGTTCGCGGGGATGCTCGTGATCAGCTTCGGTCAGCTGCTGGTCGGCAGCGTGGTGATGTTCGCGTTCTCGTGGGTGCTGGCGCTGACGGTCTGGGCGGTGTTCCTGCCGTTGCTGCTGGTACTGCCGCGGCTTCAGCGCCGTCTGTCGCACGCCTATGGGCGGGTGCGGGATCGGGCCGGGGACATGCTGGCGGTGACCGGTGAGGCCGTCGTGGGCGCGACGGTGATCCACGCCTACCACGCGCAGGAGCTGATCGGAGAGCGGATCGACACGGCGGTGGAGCGCCACCGGCGGGCGCAGAGCCGGGCCCAGCGGCTGGTGGCGGTGACGCTCTCCGGCGGGGAGGTGGCGGCAGCGGCAGCCATCGGCGGGGTGGTCGTGCTGGGTGTGCTGCTGGGCGTCGGCGGCCATCTGACGGCCGGTGAGCTGGTGGCGTTTCTGTTCCTGGTGACGCTGTTCATCGGTCCGATGCAGATGACCAATGAGGTGCTCAACGAGTTGCAGAACGCGCTGGCGGGCTGGCGCCGGGTGCTGTCGGTGGTGGATGCGCCGGTGGAGGTCCGTGATCCGGGTGAGCGCGGCACCGATCTGCCCCAGGGGCCGGTGTCCGTGCGGTTCGACAAGGTGGGCTACGCGTATCCGGACGGGCCCCAGGTGCTGCACGAGGTGTCGGCCGAGGTGGCCCCGCGCAGCCGGGTCGCGGTCGTGGGCGAGACCGGGTCGGGGAAGTCGACGTTCGTGAAGTTGCTGGCGCGGCTGTCGGACCCGTCCTCGGGGCAGGTGCGGCTCTCCGGTACGCCCTTGACGACGGTGCGGTTCGCGTCGCTGCGCCGCCGGGTGGTAATGGTGCCGCAGGACGGATTCCTCTTCGACGCCACGGTTGCCGACAACATCCGCTTCGCGCGCCGGGACGCCTCGGACGAGGAGATCGGCCGGGCACTGGCCGATCTGGGGCTGGACGACTGGCTCGCGTCCCTGCCGGAGGGTCTGCACACCCGCGTCGGGCAGCGCGGCGATGCCCTGTCGGCCGGTGAACGGCAGTTGGTCGCGCTCGCCCGCGCCTATCTGGCCGACCCCGATCTACTGATCCTCGACGAGGCGACCTCGGCGGTGGACCCGGCGACGGAGGTGCGCCTGCAGCAAGCGCTGGAGAGTGCGACACGCGGCCGGACCTCGGTCTCGGTGGCGCACCGTCTCTCCACGGCCCAACACGCCGACCTGGTCCTCGTTTTCGACCGGGGCCGCATCGTGCAGCAGGGCACGCACGATGAGCTGGCGGGGCGGCCGGGGGTGTACGCGGACCTGTACGCGGCGTGGGTGTCCGCGACGGGCGGCACAGGGCCGGCGCACAGCGCGCGGCGCTGA
- a CDS encoding peptide MFS transporter → MSVEESTARTTPRKRHPRGLPALWGTEMWERFSYYGMRAILVLYLVAPSSRGGLGLPPTTAAGIFGVYGGLVNLLAVPGGWLADRLWGAHRTVLGGGLVIAAGHCALALPLAAAGTYLGLLLIAVGTGLLKPNISTMLGGLYDVPGAPAAHGTARRDAGFSLFYLGINIGAFAAPLVTGWLGERVDWHAGFGAAAVGMLLGLTVYLRGSRQLRPAGPPPRTRATTHQLQRAAAWAGCAVGAVAAVVAVVVAAGLGALAGVLYALSALTLVVPALYFVAMFRAPGLDAVDRSRLRAYIWIFLAATVFWMIAEQGGSLISLFAQRHIDRALFGWQIPTGWFQSAGPLYGMLLAGVFAALWLRLGHRQPSTAAKFALGLAGLGVATLLMAGAGLAASDGRRASPLWLLAAFLVQVLAELCLSPTGLSVTTRLAPHRFAGQIMSLWFLSVAAGSALSAQVVRLSDILPYDVYFAVLGAAALLCAAAVALARSSLRRLMRGVS, encoded by the coding sequence ATGAGCGTCGAGGAGTCAACGGCCCGCACCACGCCCCGCAAACGGCACCCACGAGGGCTTCCGGCCCTGTGGGGAACCGAGATGTGGGAGCGGTTCAGCTACTACGGCATGCGCGCGATCCTCGTGCTCTACCTCGTTGCGCCGTCCTCCCGGGGAGGCCTCGGCCTGCCGCCGACCACCGCGGCCGGAATCTTCGGCGTCTACGGAGGACTGGTCAACCTGCTCGCTGTCCCCGGCGGCTGGCTGGCCGACCGGCTGTGGGGCGCACACCGTACGGTCCTCGGCGGCGGTCTGGTGATCGCTGCCGGGCACTGTGCTCTCGCGCTGCCGCTCGCGGCGGCCGGCACCTACCTGGGCCTGCTGCTCATCGCGGTCGGTACCGGTCTGCTCAAACCCAACATCTCCACGATGCTCGGCGGGCTCTACGACGTGCCCGGTGCCCCGGCCGCCCACGGCACCGCACGTCGGGACGCCGGCTTCTCCCTCTTCTACCTGGGCATCAACATCGGGGCCTTCGCCGCCCCGCTGGTCACCGGCTGGCTGGGCGAACGCGTCGACTGGCACGCCGGGTTCGGCGCCGCGGCCGTGGGCATGCTCCTCGGCCTCACCGTCTACCTGCGCGGCTCACGGCAGCTCCGCCCGGCCGGCCCACCGCCGCGTACCCGCGCCACCACGCACCAGCTACAGCGGGCCGCCGCCTGGGCCGGATGCGCAGTCGGGGCGGTGGCGGCCGTGGTCGCCGTCGTCGTTGCGGCGGGCCTGGGGGCGCTGGCCGGCGTGCTCTACGCGCTGTCCGCGCTGACCCTCGTGGTGCCCGCCCTGTACTTCGTGGCGATGTTCCGCGCCCCCGGGCTGGACGCGGTGGACCGCAGCCGCCTGCGTGCGTACATATGGATCTTCCTGGCCGCCACGGTCTTCTGGATGATCGCCGAACAGGGCGGCTCCCTTATCAGCCTGTTCGCCCAACGCCACATCGACCGGGCCCTCTTCGGATGGCAGATCCCCACCGGCTGGTTCCAGTCGGCCGGCCCGCTCTACGGCATGCTGTTGGCGGGCGTGTTCGCCGCGCTGTGGCTGCGTCTGGGCCACCGGCAGCCCAGCACCGCGGCGAAGTTCGCCCTGGGACTGGCCGGTCTCGGCGTCGCGACGCTCCTCATGGCGGGCGCCGGCCTGGCCGCGTCCGATGGCCGGCGCGCCTCCCCCCTGTGGCTGCTCGCCGCCTTTCTCGTCCAGGTGCTCGCCGAACTCTGCCTCAGCCCGACCGGCCTGAGTGTGACCACACGGTTGGCGCCGCACCGCTTCGCCGGGCAGATCATGAGCCTGTGGTTCCTCTCGGTGGCCGCGGGCAGCGCGCTGAGCGCCCAGGTCGTGCGGCTCAGCGACATCCTCCCGTACGACGTGTACTTTGCCGTGCTGGGCGCCGCCGCCCTGCTGTGCGCCGCGGCGGTCGCGCTGGCCCGGAGCTCGCTGCGCCGCCTGATGCGCGGGGTGTCCTGA
- the pabB gene encoding aminodeoxychorismate synthase component I: MHTLLVDNYDSYTYNLHQLIAQVTGAEPTVLRHDDPALRGPAPDLSGFDNVVVSPGPGRPDHPGDLAHAAGLLAAPRLPTLGVCLGHQGIALTAGASVSPAPRPRHGHLTRIEHTGKDLFHGLPRHFTGVRYHSLCVADPLPLQLEATAWAEDGVIMGLRHRELPLWGVQFHPESICTEYGPELLANFARLTAEHHATRPARRPVAPSPARRRTPAAPATRTDRTPGPYRLRTRRLGTAVDTEAAFTTLYADRKHAFWLDSSRTAPGLSRFSFLGDAHGPLAEVVRYRVGTGTVEVTASDGTVTHTDGDIFSYLDNELARRHLPDPGTAFDFTCGYVGYFGYELRADLGSPTRHTPAEDDAAWIFADRLLAVDHTADETHLLCLYRPEDPGGLAGAERWLDRTEAALRALPAPPRLPERPAPSAPAPGHRTEDVSARGEEQYTKDIAVCRDKLHEGESYEICLTDTLHVASTADALTAHLALRRANPAPYAAFLRLGGTEVVCSSPERFLRVRPDGTAETKPVKGTAPRGRTPDEDARLCRDLAADPKTRAENLMIVDLLRNDLGRVCEIGSVTVPRLMHVETYATVHQLVSTIHGTLNPGTTAVGALAACFPGGSMTGAPKLRTMEILDGLETEARGVYSGSLGYFGLAGGADLNIVIRTAIRTAGRWRVGAGGAIVLGSDPEEEYAEMLLKAAAPLRALLRPGPAGAPAAHDPSTPDPKWSSTMLDARLLDLLACPLCKAALAPAPSGDSLVCTATACARSYPVVDDIPVLTLPPADATTA; encoded by the coding sequence ATGCACACACTCCTCGTCGACAACTACGACTCCTACACCTACAACCTCCACCAGCTGATCGCCCAAGTGACCGGAGCCGAGCCGACGGTGCTGCGCCACGACGACCCGGCGCTGCGCGGCCCGGCCCCGGACCTCTCCGGCTTCGACAATGTCGTCGTCTCGCCCGGACCGGGCCGGCCGGACCACCCCGGGGACCTGGCCCACGCCGCCGGGCTGCTCGCCGCACCCCGGCTGCCCACCCTCGGTGTGTGCCTCGGGCACCAGGGCATCGCGCTCACCGCGGGAGCGTCGGTCTCCCCTGCACCGCGGCCGCGCCACGGGCATCTGACCCGGATCGAGCACACCGGCAAGGACCTCTTTCACGGCCTGCCCCGGCACTTCACCGGGGTCCGCTACCACTCACTGTGTGTCGCGGACCCGCTGCCCTTGCAACTGGAAGCCACCGCATGGGCCGAGGACGGCGTGATCATGGGGCTGCGCCATCGCGAACTTCCCTTGTGGGGCGTGCAGTTCCACCCCGAATCCATCTGTACCGAGTACGGTCCGGAACTGCTCGCCAACTTCGCCCGGCTCACTGCGGAACACCACGCCACCCGGCCCGCCCGTCGCCCGGTGGCGCCGTCGCCCGCCCGACGCCGCACCCCCGCCGCTCCCGCGACCCGCACCGACCGGACACCGGGCCCGTACCGGCTGCGCACCCGGCGGCTGGGCACCGCCGTCGACACCGAGGCGGCGTTCACCACCCTGTACGCCGACCGGAAGCACGCGTTCTGGCTCGACAGCTCCCGCACCGCACCGGGTCTGTCCCGGTTCTCCTTCCTCGGCGACGCCCACGGGCCACTGGCCGAGGTGGTCCGCTACCGCGTCGGCACCGGCACCGTCGAGGTGACCGCCTCCGACGGCACCGTCACCCACACCGACGGCGACATCTTCAGCTACCTGGACAACGAGCTGGCCCGGCGTCACCTGCCCGACCCGGGCACGGCGTTCGACTTCACCTGCGGCTACGTCGGCTACTTCGGGTACGAACTCCGCGCGGATCTCGGCTCGCCGACCCGGCACACCCCCGCCGAGGACGACGCAGCCTGGATCTTCGCCGACCGCCTGCTCGCGGTCGACCACACAGCGGACGAGACGCACCTGCTGTGCCTGTACCGCCCGGAGGACCCCGGGGGCCTGGCCGGTGCTGAGCGATGGCTGGACCGTACGGAGGCCGCGCTGCGCGCCCTGCCCGCACCCCCGCGGCTGCCGGAGCGGCCCGCGCCCAGCGCCCCGGCACCCGGCCACCGCACCGAGGATGTCTCCGCACGCGGCGAGGAGCAGTACACGAAGGACATCGCCGTCTGCCGGGACAAGCTCCACGAGGGTGAGAGCTACGAGATCTGCCTCACCGACACCCTGCACGTCGCCTCCACGGCGGACGCGCTGACGGCCCACCTGGCGCTGCGCCGCGCCAACCCCGCCCCCTACGCGGCGTTTCTGCGGCTGGGCGGCACCGAAGTGGTCTGCTCGTCACCGGAACGCTTCCTGCGCGTCCGGCCCGACGGCACCGCGGAGACCAAACCGGTCAAGGGCACCGCACCGCGCGGCCGCACCCCCGACGAGGACGCCCGCCTGTGCCGGGACCTTGCCGCGGACCCCAAGACCCGGGCCGAGAACCTCATGATCGTCGACTTGCTCCGCAACGACCTCGGGAGGGTCTGCGAGATCGGGAGCGTCACCGTGCCGCGCCTGATGCACGTCGAGACCTATGCCACCGTCCATCAGCTGGTCTCCACCATCCATGGCACGCTCAACCCGGGCACGACCGCGGTCGGCGCGTTGGCGGCCTGCTTTCCGGGCGGTTCGATGACCGGCGCCCCCAAGCTGCGCACGATGGAGATCCTCGACGGGCTGGAGACCGAGGCCCGCGGAGTCTATTCAGGATCCCTCGGCTACTTCGGCCTCGCTGGTGGCGCAGACCTCAACATCGTCATCCGCACCGCGATCCGCACCGCCGGACGCTGGCGGGTGGGAGCCGGAGGAGCGATCGTGCTCGGCTCCGACCCGGAAGAGGAGTACGCGGAGATGCTCCTCAAGGCCGCCGCCCCGCTCCGGGCGCTGCTCCGCCCCGGCCCGGCCGGCGCACCGGCCGCGCACGACCCGTCCACACCCGATCCGAAATGGAGCTCCACCATGCTCGACGCACGACTGCTCGACCTGCTCGCCTGCCCCCTGTGCAAGGCCGCGCTCGCCCCTGCCCCTTCGGGGGACTCCCTGGTGTGCACCGCCACCGCCTGCGCTCGCAGTTACCCGGTGGTGGACGACATCCCGGTGCTGACGCTGCCGCCGGCGGACGCCACGACGGCCTGA
- the fabG gene encoding 3-oxoacyl-ACP reductase FabG: MAEPPPGPHPAPSPATTARVALVSGGSRGIGLATATALARRGHRVLVGSRSGRAAAGLTGLTCDVTDSQQVEEAFARAERDHGPVQIVVSNVGARDDGLLMRMEERTFRRTIDTNLTGAWRLLRRAAAGMADTGWGRVVLVSSVAAVLGTPGQANYAAAKAGLAGLARSAARELGPSGITVNVVLPGFVDTDLTRDLPPRRRESILSGVPLGRSGTAREIAETVAFLTDEQAGYVTGAVLPVDGGLAMGH, from the coding sequence TTGGCTGAGCCGCCCCCCGGCCCTCACCCCGCCCCGTCCCCGGCCACGACAGCACGAGTCGCGCTGGTCAGCGGCGGAAGCCGGGGCATCGGACTGGCCACGGCCACCGCCCTGGCCCGCCGCGGTCACCGCGTCCTGGTCGGCTCCCGCTCCGGTCGGGCCGCCGCCGGGCTCACCGGCCTGACCTGCGATGTCACCGACTCACAGCAGGTCGAGGAGGCCTTCGCTCGGGCCGAGCGGGACCACGGCCCGGTGCAGATCGTGGTGTCCAATGTCGGGGCCCGCGACGACGGACTGCTGATGCGGATGGAGGAGCGCACCTTCCGCCGGACCATCGACACCAATCTCACCGGTGCCTGGCGGCTGCTGCGCCGCGCGGCCGCGGGCATGGCGGACACCGGCTGGGGGCGGGTGGTGCTGGTCTCCTCCGTCGCAGCGGTGCTGGGCACTCCCGGACAGGCCAACTACGCGGCCGCCAAAGCCGGGCTGGCCGGGCTGGCGCGTTCGGCGGCCCGCGAACTCGGCCCGTCCGGCATCACGGTCAATGTCGTACTGCCCGGCTTCGTCGACACCGACCTCACCCGTGATCTGCCGCCCCGCAGACGGGAGTCGATCCTCTCCGGCGTCCCGCTGGGACGGTCCGGCACGGCCCGGGAGATCGCCGAAACCGTCGCCTTCCTCACGGACGAGCAGGCCGGCTATGTCACCGGTGCCGTCCTTCCCGTCGACGGGGGGCTGGCGATGGGGCACTGA